The Curtobacterium poinsettiae DNA segment AAGACCCGCGCAGGGCAGTGCGACTTCGCGCGGAAGCGGATCACGGTGAGCCGACACCTGGCCACCCGGTTCTCCGACGACGACGTCGAACAGGTCCTGCTGCACGAGGTCGCGCACGCCCTCGCCGGCGCCCAGGCAGCACACGGACCCAAGTGGAAGCGCACGGCCGCGGCGATCGGGTACACCGGCTCCAGGCTGCACGACGGGCCGATCGCCAGCGAGCTCGCCCCGTGGATCGGCACCTGCCCCGCGGGACACGAGCACTTCCGGTACCGCACGCCCACCCGTCCCCTGGCCTGCGCCCGCTGTTCCCGGCGGTTCGACGCCCGGAACGTCATCACGTGGCGGCGCCGGACCGCGGACGACGACGCGGCCACGATGGCGTCGACTACCGCATGAGGGTCCCGACGCACGGAGGCGCGCCGGTAACCCGTTAGCCTGGGCGGATGCACACGGGGCAGCACATCCGCACGGACGCCGGTTCCTCCTGGTTCTTCGACGCCGGACGGATCGCGCTCGACTTCGCGCACACGGGTGGCTTCGCGGACGACGCCGCCAGCCGCCGACCGCGGTCGCAGCTCGGGGAACTGCTCGCGAGCCCGGCCGACCTGGACGAGTGGCTCAGCGAGCACACCGAGCCGATCGACGTCGGTGCCAGCGCCCGCGAGCTGCAGGACGCCCGCGCCCTGCGCGCCGCGATCGCGCGGCTCGCCGTGGCCGCCGCCCCCGCGCCGGCGAGCACCGCCGCGGAACGCACCGCCGTGGCGGCGGGCCTGCGTGCCGGGGCCGGCCGCACGCGCCCCGCGCCCGACGACATCGACACCGTCAACCTGTTCGCCGCCCTGCCGGACGTGCCCCCGAGCCTCCCGGGTGGCCGACGCCGCGCCGGGGCCAACCGGGTCCGCCTGGCACAGGCCCTGTCGAGCGTGGCGCGCGATGCCGTCGCGCTCTTCACCGAGGTCGGCTTCGACGACGTCGAGGCCGACGGCCGGCCGACGCGG contains these protein-coding regions:
- a CDS encoding SprT-like domain-containing protein, whose amino-acid sequence is MTALETVRLRAEALIAEHLGAGTWAFGFDHAKTRAGQCDFARKRITVSRHLATRFSDDDVEQVLLHEVAHALAGAQAAHGPKWKRTAAAIGYTGSRLHDGPIASELAPWIGTCPAGHEHFRYRTPTRPLACARCSRRFDARNVITWRRRTADDDAATMASTTA
- a CDS encoding CGNR zinc finger domain-containing protein, with protein sequence MHTGQHIRTDAGSSWFFDAGRIALDFAHTGGFADDAASRRPRSQLGELLASPADLDEWLSEHTEPIDVGASARELQDARALRAAIARLAVAAAPAPASTAAERTAVAAGLRAGAGRTRPAPDDIDTVNLFAALPDVPPSLPGGRRRAGANRVRLAQALSSVARDAVALFTEVGFDDVEADGRPTRLSRCSAEDCGLVFYDSSRGGTRRWCSMQRCGNRAKVRAHRARRATE